One part of the Cherax quadricarinatus isolate ZL_2023a chromosome 13, ASM3850222v1, whole genome shotgun sequence genome encodes these proteins:
- the LOC128688609 gene encoding tRNA (cytosine(72)-C(5))-methyltransferase NSUN6: MDVLENSSSKDQFIPGNFNPLLQEVSEFINKSLKHVNHNYQGQVSKIQGELSLNQQKFAETDLNILGKTLTILSLPPRFTTVRVNVLKITLRKALALIEEHLRHQYIGKTSPLPLVYPHHLLPDLLIIESSGIQGVQPATKEVIVGRMCGSAVLRGAEVFAPGVVGASPDLHAGDRVAVFADLDDACLRGCKHFSGRKMFLGNGIVNQSRKDLFKTSKPTGLAVSVKEPIFDAPSFGSCHSELLFLQNLPSVLCSHILNPDKHAQVLDMCAAPGGKTTHIATLMYNTGQVIAIDKSQNKLNQIRLTAQKLGLTNIKAFKYDSTKLISPIGLDGTACNIGQRKICLPNNIFSESNTYKISSKLNSVGMDQEYNSCAPPYKPSSFRWILLDAPCSALGQRPQIQTKTNMKELQSFPIIQHKLLENAVELLQPGGKLVYSTCTIVPEENENMVKWLLDKYANVELIETTPKLGKPGLPNCGLNEEECGKVQRFGPFPCNNSGNWSVDEDTIGFFISAFRKLS, translated from the coding sequence ATGGATGTATTGGAGAATTCAAGCAGCAAAGACCAGTTTATTCCAGGAAACTTTAACCCTCTTCTTCAGGAAGTATCTGAATTTATAAATAAGTCTTTAAAGCATGTGAACCATAACTATCAAGGTCAGGTTAGCAAAATTCAAGGTGAATTATCACTTAATCAACAGAAATTTGCAGAAACTGATCTAAATATTCTGGGCAAAACCCTCACAATTTTGTCTTTGCCACCTAGGTTTACTACCGTTCGAGTTAATGTACTCAAAATTACTCTAAGGAAGGCATTGGCACTTATTGAAGAGCATCTCAGGCATCAATACATAGGTAAAACTAGTCCACTTCCATTAGTGTATCCACATCATTTATTGCCAGATCTACTAATAATAGAATCATCTGGTATCCAGGGGGTACAACCAGCAACGAAGGAGGTGATAGTAGGACGAATGTGTGGGTCAGCGGTACTTCGTGGAGCAGAGGTTTTTGCTCCTGGTGTTGTAGGAGCCTCACCAGATCTTCATGCCGGAGATAGAGTAGCTGTGTTTGCTGACCTTGATGATGCCTGTTTAAGAGGGTGCAAACATTTCAGTGGTAGGAAAATGTTTTTAGGAAATGGAATAGTAAATCAGAGTAGGAAGGATCTCTTTAAGACTTCAAAACCTACTGGTTTAGCAGTCTCAGTGAAAGAACCAATATTTGATGCTCCTAGTTTTGGAAGTTGTCATTCAGAGTTACTGTTCCTCCAAAACTTGCCATCAGTATTATGTAGCCATATTCTTAATCCTGATAAACATGCACAAGTTCTAGACATGTGTGCAGCACCAGGGGGAAAAACAACACATATTGCAACACTCATGTACAACACTGGACAAGTTATTGCCATTGACAAGTCACAAAATAAACTTAACCAAATCAGACTGACTGCACAAAAATTAGGCCTCACTAATATAAAAGCATTTAAGTATGACAGTACAAAATTAATTTCTCCAATAGGTTTAGATGGTACAGCTTGTAATATTGGTCAGAGGAAAATTTGTTTACCCAATAACATTTTTTCAGAAAGTAATACATACAAAATCTCAAGTAAATTAAATAGTGTAGGTATGGATCAAGAATATAATTCATGTGCACCACCATATAAACCTTCCTCATTCAGATGGATTCTGCTTGATGCTCCTTGCAGTGCCCTTGGTCAGCGTCCTCAAATTCAGACCAAAACGAATATGAAAGAACTGCAATCTTTTCCAATTATTCAGCATAAATTGTTGGAGAATGCAGTGGAGCTTTTACAACCAGGGGGAAAACTTGTGTACAGCACATGTACTATTGTCCCAGAGGAAAATGAAAATATGGTGAAATGGCTGTTGGATAAATATGCAAATGTAGAACTTATAGAAACGACTCCTAAGCTTGGTAAGCCTGGATTACCAAACTGTGGGCTAAATGAAGAAGAATGTggtaaagtgcagaggtttggCCCTTTTCCTTGCAATAATTCAGGTAACTGGAGTGTTGATGAAGATACAATTGGTTTCTTTATTTCTGCATTTAGAAAATTATCATGA